The segment CTTCATCAGCGGTGAGCAGGCCCTGGCGGGCCATTTCGCTGACCAGTCCATTAAGCACCGTCGGCAGATCTTCCTTATTCCAGTGCAGGAACAGCTCGCTTTTAAGCATCGGATAGATAACGCTTATCTGGCGCAGCAGTTCGGCTCGGGTAAGCTCGCGATGCTGCATGACCAGGACGGCGATAAGCGACGGCATGACCAGCATATGGTGAATATTGTTGCGGTAATAGGTCATCAGCACCGCCTGCTCGCGCGGCAGAATGATGATCTCGCCAATATTATCCTGCTCGATTTCAAACTTGTTCATGCCCAGCGCATGATCAAGCAGCGCTTCCGGGGTCATATCCGGCACCGTGGCATCGGGTGAGTAGGGCACGTTGCGCAGTAGCTGTACGTAGCACTCGAGCTGTGCAATCAGCTGTTCACGCGTCATCGAGCGCTGGCGCGAGGCCAGCAGGGCGGTGACGCAGAGGTTCATGGCGTTAGCCGCTCCGGCGTTGTTTATACGCATCATCACCTGCGAGGCGATGTCGTTAACCGCGGGAGTGAGCCAGGCGGGACGCTGCGCTTCGATAGGATCGATGGCGTCGCGCCATTCCGGGACGCGCTGATTCAGATAAGTGACCAGCGGCAGCGGCTCGCCAAAGTTGACGTAACCCTGGCCCAGGTTGCGCAGCTTGCGTAACCCGCGCACCATCTGTAAAAAGCCCTCTTTCTCTTTGGTCGCGCCACGCAGTTCCTTCGCATAGGTGCCCACCTCCATAACGTGTTCATAGCCGATATAGATCGGCACCAGCGTTATTGGACGGTTGCCGCCGCGCAGCATGGCCTGAATGGTCATCGACAGCGTGCCGGTTTTCGGATCAAGAAGGCGACCAGTACGCGAACGTCCGCCCTCAACGAAATACTCGACCGAGTAGCCGCGGGTGAACAGCTCGCCCAGATACTCGCGGAATACCGTGGAGTAGAGTTTGTTGCCCTTAAAGGTACGGCGGATAAAGAACGCGCCCAGGCGGCGGAATATCGGCCCGGCAGGCCAGAAGTTCAGATTGATCCCGGCAGCAATGTGCGGCGGTACCAGCCCCTGATGATAGAGCACGTAGGAGAGCAGCAGATAGTCCATATGGCTGCGATGGCAGGGAACATAGACTATCTCGTGTCCATCCTGTGCCAGCTGGCGTACGCGCTCGCCGCCGTTAACGTTAATACCCTGATAAAGCTTGCTCCACGTCCAGCCCATAATGCGGTCGGTCAGGCGTATCGCTTCATAAGAGAAGTCGGCGGCAATCTCCTCCATCAGCTCAACGGCATTCTGCTGAGCCTTTTCAAAGGGGATTTTTTTGCTGCGCGCTTCGTCCTCTACTGCTTTAGCAATCGCCCTGGACTGCAGAAGCCTGTTGAACAGGTCCTGGCGAACGGGCAGGCGCGGCCCAACGGCGGCCAGGCGCTGGCGGGCGAAATGCATGCGCGCCACGCGAGCCAGCTTCTGAGCAATGGTTTTATCGGTGCCGTGCTCCGTTGCCATGCGCCGCAGAGAGAGCATCGGCGAAAAGCGCACGAAGCTGTCACGGCCCAGCCACAGTACGGCGAAGAACTTTTGAATGCCGTTAAGCACGCGAAGATGGGGCTGACTCTCGCCCTGAACCTCACGGCCAGGGGCGCGGCCAAACATCACCGATACCGGGACCATCTGCACGTC is part of the Erwinia sp. HDF1-3R genome and harbors:
- the plsB gene encoding glycerol-3-phosphate 1-O-acyltransferase PlsB; this encodes MSGWRNLYYNLLNLPVKFLLKSKAIPAEPVAELGLDTSRPIMYVLPYDSKADLLALREQCRKQDLPDPLDPLEIDGTVLPRHVFIHDGPRVFPYFVPNIESVKLFHEYLDLHRSNPLLDVQMVPVSVMFGRAPGREVQGESQPHLRVLNGIQKFFAVLWLGRDSFVRFSPMLSLRRMATEHGTDKTIAQKLARVARMHFARQRLAAVGPRLPVRQDLFNRLLQSRAIAKAVEDEARSKKIPFEKAQQNAVELMEEIAADFSYEAIRLTDRIMGWTWSKLYQGINVNGGERVRQLAQDGHEIVYVPCHRSHMDYLLLSYVLYHQGLVPPHIAAGINLNFWPAGPIFRRLGAFFIRRTFKGNKLYSTVFREYLGELFTRGYSVEYFVEGGRSRTGRLLDPKTGTLSMTIQAMLRGGNRPITLVPIYIGYEHVMEVGTYAKELRGATKEKEGFLQMVRGLRKLRNLGQGYVNFGEPLPLVTYLNQRVPEWRDAIDPIEAQRPAWLTPAVNDIASQVMMRINNAGAANAMNLCVTALLASRQRSMTREQLIAQLECYVQLLRNVPYSPDATVPDMTPEALLDHALGMNKFEIEQDNIGEIIILPREQAVLMTYYRNNIHHMLVMPSLIAVLVMQHRELTRAELLRQISVIYPMLKSELFLHWNKEDLPTVLNGLVSEMARQGLLTADEESLRLSPARFRTLQLLAAGVRETLQRYAITFSILSANPSINRGTLEKESRTMAQRLSVLHGINAPEFFDKAVFSTLVLTLRDQGYISDTGDAHVEQTQRVYHLLAELITQEVRMTIESAAVHE